The following coding sequences lie in one Pseudoxanthomonas sp. SE1 genomic window:
- a CDS encoding isochorismatase family cysteine hydrolase: protein MSPMQGYPAGRTALLFIDPYNDFLAEGGKLWPLVADVARSVDLHAHLRTVVSCVRQAGLPVFIVPHHRSEPDDFNGWDHPTPYQLGAARVQPFAKDSWGGEWHPDFAPQPGDIVAKEHWGGSGFSNTDLDYLLKQHRITHVILVGLIANTCIETTGRFASELGYHVTLVRDATAAASAAAMHAAHEINAPTYAHAILTTEGLVDALTARARG from the coding sequence ATGTCTCCCATGCAGGGCTATCCCGCCGGCCGCACCGCGCTGCTCTTCATAGATCCCTACAACGACTTCCTCGCGGAAGGGGGAAAACTCTGGCCATTGGTCGCCGACGTCGCGCGCAGCGTGGATCTGCATGCCCATCTGCGCACCGTGGTGTCCTGCGTCAGGCAGGCGGGATTGCCCGTGTTCATCGTGCCGCACCATCGCTCGGAACCCGATGATTTCAATGGCTGGGACCACCCGACGCCCTACCAGCTGGGCGCGGCACGCGTGCAGCCCTTCGCGAAGGACAGCTGGGGCGGGGAGTGGCATCCGGACTTCGCGCCACAACCTGGCGACATCGTCGCCAAGGAGCACTGGGGCGGCAGTGGATTCTCCAATACCGATCTCGATTACCTGCTGAAACAGCACCGCATCACCCACGTGATCCTGGTGGGCCTGATCGCCAACACCTGCATCGAAACCACGGGCCGGTTCGCCTCGGAATTGGGCTATCACGTGACCCTTGTCCGCGATGCCACCGCAGCCGCCAGCGCGGCCGCGATGCATGCCGCGCACGAGATCAACGCGCCTACTTACGCGCACGCGATCCTGACCACCGAGGGCCTGGTCGATGCCCTGACCGCCCGCGCGCGCGGTTGA
- a CDS encoding SDR family oxidoreductase, with the protein MKVVVVGGTGLIGKRLVALLKAKGHDVVAAAPSTGVDAVTGEGVAAALEGAHVVVDVANAPSFEDAAVKAFFEASTGHLLAAAAHAGVRHYVALSVVGTERLQGSGYFRAKWAQEQRIRAGGVPYTLVRATQFFEFLDGIAQSGMQGDDILLPSARMQPIAADDVAAMLAVVVDSTPAEGIVEIAGPQARPMATFVADHLRSCGDPREVRAAADAPYFGMPLDDDTLLPTGIARIAATDYAAWSLRR; encoded by the coding sequence ATGAAAGTCGTCGTTGTGGGAGGTACCGGTCTGATCGGGAAGCGCCTGGTCGCGCTGCTCAAGGCCAAGGGGCATGACGTGGTGGCTGCAGCGCCGTCCACCGGTGTGGATGCAGTGACCGGGGAAGGCGTGGCAGCCGCCCTCGAGGGGGCCCATGTGGTCGTCGATGTCGCCAATGCGCCTTCGTTCGAGGACGCGGCGGTGAAGGCGTTCTTCGAAGCCTCCACCGGACACCTGCTGGCAGCCGCAGCGCACGCCGGCGTGCGTCACTACGTGGCATTGTCGGTGGTGGGTACCGAGCGCCTGCAGGGAAGCGGCTATTTCCGCGCCAAGTGGGCGCAGGAGCAGCGCATCCGGGCCGGCGGCGTGCCATACACCCTGGTGCGTGCGACGCAGTTCTTCGAGTTCCTGGATGGCATCGCGCAGTCCGGCATGCAGGGCGATGACATCCTGCTGCCGAGCGCACGCATGCAGCCGATCGCGGCCGATGATGTGGCCGCCATGCTGGCGGTGGTGGTTGATTCGACACCGGCGGAGGGCATCGTGGAGATCGCCGGGCCGCAGGCGCGCCCGATGGCCACATTCGTTGCCGATCACTTGCGGTCCTGTGGCGATCCGCGCGAGGTCAGGGCCGCGGCCGACGCCCCGTATTTCGGCATGCCATTGGATGACGACACGCTGCTGCCCACGGGGATTGCCCGCATTGCGGCGACGGATTACGCGGCGTGGTCGTTGCGGAGGTAG
- a CDS encoding mechanosensitive ion channel family protein: MASPQVPDWLQEWASFAIPVAQALGILLAAWLLLRLLRIVVRRICEHYHLPAQVAVSARRLLGVLVYVSAFMVALGRLGVSGSVLWTALTGFTAVAAVAFFAAWSVLSNIFCSVLILTTRPFRVHDHIEVLENGDKPGLRGRVIDINLLYTTLLEEDALRGDTVLQIPNSHFFQRTTRRWRSGTPPATTSPE, encoded by the coding sequence ATGGCATCGCCGCAAGTTCCGGACTGGTTGCAGGAATGGGCGAGCTTCGCGATTCCCGTCGCGCAGGCGCTCGGGATCCTGCTTGCCGCCTGGCTGCTGCTGCGCCTGCTGCGCATCGTGGTGCGGCGGATCTGCGAGCACTATCACCTGCCCGCGCAGGTCGCCGTCAGTGCACGCCGGTTGCTCGGCGTGCTGGTCTACGTCTCGGCCTTCATGGTCGCGCTGGGCCGGCTGGGCGTGTCCGGCAGCGTGCTGTGGACCGCACTGACGGGTTTCACCGCCGTGGCGGCCGTCGCGTTCTTCGCCGCCTGGAGCGTGCTGTCCAACATCTTCTGCAGCGTGCTGATCCTGACCACGCGTCCGTTCCGCGTGCACGACCACATCGAAGTGCTGGAGAACGGCGACAAGCCCGGCCTGCGCGGGCGCGTGATCGACATCAACCTGCTCTACACCACCCTGCTGGAAGAAGATGCCCTGCGCGGCGACACCGTGCTGCAGATCCCCAACAGCCACTTCTTCCAGCGCACCACGCGGCGCTGGCGGTCGGGGACGCCGCCCGCGACCACCTCGCCCGAATAG
- a CDS encoding methyl-accepting chemotaxis protein, which translates to MSSNTASRPLSLQTKLLGALTLGLAVILLCALAGLGSAWFSLSTEVPVQVAQAAEGERLSRDFRVQVQEWKNILIRGHDEEQRTKYVGAFDQKGREVAALAKTLSSSIADPQARRLAADFATQHRELEGNYRAALEQFAAAGYDTQEGDRLVKGMDRQLGETLEALVARTKMIADAAVVARSQEARRMLVACAALSVAAAVVLVLVLAWWIRRSVIRPVVAAAAAARAVAAGRLDKRVEVRSGDEIGQLGTAMADMTATLQGVIAEQGEMALRHDEGRISFRMDDSRFPGEYGRMVRDTNALVASHIAVMQRLVEIMQCYAVGDLSIDMEALPGEKAALTDAMRTTKANLSAINAEIRQLAQAAASGDFSRRGDTQRYQHDFRDMVDGLNRLMETTDGNLADVSSLLQAIARGDLTARMEGDFHGVFATMRDDANATVAQLRTIVRQIQGASSSINTAAGEIAAGNSDLSRRTEQQAANLEETAASMEELTSTVRQNADSARQANQLAIGAASVASEGGTTVARVVTTMSEIEQSSRKIAEIISVIDGIAFQTNILALNAAVEAARAGEQGRGFAVVASEVRTLAQRSANAAKEIKGLIETSVDKVADGSALVNQAGATMGEIVTAVQRVTDIMAEISAASQEQSAGIEQVNQAIAQMDETTQQNAALVEEASAAARSMEDQARELNGAVNVFVLDARAPQDRAHGRARALAAA; encoded by the coding sequence ATGTCGTCGAATACCGCTTCCCGTCCCCTCAGCCTGCAGACCAAGCTGCTGGGTGCCCTGACCCTGGGGCTTGCCGTCATCCTGTTGTGCGCACTGGCCGGCCTGGGCTCGGCGTGGTTCAGCCTTTCCACCGAAGTGCCCGTGCAGGTGGCCCAGGCCGCGGAGGGCGAGCGCCTGAGCCGCGACTTCCGCGTGCAGGTGCAGGAGTGGAAGAACATCCTCATCCGCGGGCACGACGAGGAGCAGCGTACAAAGTACGTCGGCGCCTTCGACCAGAAGGGGCGCGAAGTGGCCGCCCTGGCGAAGACCCTGTCCAGCAGCATCGCCGATCCGCAGGCGCGCAGGCTGGCGGCCGATTTCGCCACCCAGCACCGCGAGTTGGAAGGCAACTACCGCGCGGCCCTGGAACAGTTCGCGGCAGCGGGTTACGACACGCAGGAAGGCGATCGCCTGGTGAAGGGCATGGACCGCCAGTTGGGCGAGACGCTCGAAGCCCTGGTGGCGCGCACCAAGATGATCGCCGATGCGGCGGTGGTGGCGCGTTCGCAGGAAGCACGCCGCATGCTGGTGGCGTGCGCGGCCTTGTCGGTCGCCGCCGCCGTCGTGCTGGTGCTGGTGCTGGCGTGGTGGATACGCCGGTCGGTGATCCGTCCCGTGGTCGCCGCCGCGGCCGCTGCGCGCGCGGTCGCCGCCGGTCGCCTGGACAAGCGCGTGGAAGTGCGCAGTGGCGACGAGATCGGCCAGCTGGGCACCGCAATGGCCGACATGACCGCGACCCTGCAGGGCGTGATCGCCGAGCAGGGCGAAATGGCGTTGCGCCATGACGAAGGCAGGATCAGCTTCCGCATGGACGATTCGCGCTTCCCCGGCGAATACGGGCGCATGGTGCGCGACACCAACGCCCTGGTGGCATCGCACATCGCGGTGATGCAGCGGCTGGTGGAGATCATGCAGTGCTATGCGGTCGGCGACCTCTCCATCGACATGGAGGCGTTGCCCGGCGAGAAAGCCGCCCTGACCGACGCCATGCGCACCACCAAGGCGAACCTTTCGGCGATCAATGCCGAGATCAGGCAGTTGGCGCAGGCCGCGGCATCGGGCGATTTCAGTCGTCGCGGCGACACGCAACGCTACCAGCACGATTTCCGCGACATGGTGGACGGCCTGAACCGCCTGATGGAAACCACCGATGGCAACCTGGCGGATGTGTCGTCGCTGCTGCAGGCCATCGCGCGCGGCGACCTGACGGCGCGGATGGAGGGCGACTTCCACGGCGTGTTCGCCACCATGCGGGACGATGCCAATGCCACGGTGGCGCAGTTGCGCACCATCGTGCGCCAGATCCAGGGTGCGTCGTCGTCGATCAACACGGCCGCAGGCGAGATCGCGGCGGGTAACAGCGACCTGTCGCGCCGCACAGAGCAGCAGGCCGCGAACCTGGAGGAAACCGCCGCTTCGATGGAAGAACTGACCTCCACCGTGCGCCAGAACGCCGACTCCGCACGCCAGGCGAACCAGCTGGCGATCGGTGCGGCTAGCGTGGCATCGGAAGGCGGCACGACGGTCGCGCGCGTGGTCACGACGATGAGCGAGATCGAGCAGTCTTCCCGCAAGATCGCCGAGATCATCTCGGTCATCGACGGCATCGCCTTCCAGACCAATATCCTGGCCCTTAATGCGGCGGTGGAAGCGGCGCGGGCCGGCGAGCAGGGCCGTGGCTTCGCCGTGGTCGCATCGGAAGTCCGGACGCTGGCCCAACGCAGCGCCAACGCAGCCAAGGAGATCAAGGGCCTGATCGAGACCTCGGTGGACAAGGTGGCCGATGGCTCGGCGCTGGTGAACCAGGCCGGCGCGACGATGGGTGAAATCGTCACCGCCGTGCAGCGGGTGACCGACATCATGGCAGAGATCTCGGCTGCTTCGCAGGAGCAGAGTGCCGGCATCGAGCAGGTCAACCAGGCCATCGCGCAGATGGACGAAACCACCCAGCAGAATGCAGCGCTGGTGGAAGAGGCATCGGCCGCCGCCCGCTCGATGGAAGACCAGGCGCGCGAGCTCAATGGAGCCGTCAATGTGTTCGTGCTGGATGCGCGTGCGCCGCAGGATCGCGCCCATGGCCGTGCTCGCGCACTGGCCGCGGCCTAG
- a CDS encoding MFS transporter produces the protein MDVTPPVSFPSVADQLTARQIGLILFALTLGGFAIGTSEFASMGLMPNMVASLGVTEPQVGHLISAYALGVVVGAPLLAILGAGWKRKTLLLALMGFYALGNLASALGPTYESLLVFRFIAGLPHGAYFGVAALTAVAISPPHRRGRAISLVMLGLTLAILIGNPLATWLGQMIDWRWVFAFVAIIALATGLLLAIWLPVGIDGPKARPLDELRAFNRVPVWQALGIGAIGFAGMFCVFSYLAPTMLEVTRVSPAWIPLGLAGFGVGGVIGNFVGGWLFDRFQLRGAWMVLAWAVVALLLFPLLANALPTILLATVAIGLMGALGPILQSHLMDVAGDAQTLAAASHHAAFNTANALGPWLGGMAITAGFGWTSTGYVGAATAVVGLLVYAWARRRLDARTVPAGVACEPSR, from the coding sequence ATGGACGTTACGCCGCCGGTTTCCTTTCCCTCCGTTGCCGACCAGCTCACCGCGCGCCAGATCGGCCTGATCCTGTTCGCGCTGACGCTGGGGGGCTTTGCCATCGGCACCAGCGAGTTCGCCAGCATGGGGCTGATGCCGAACATGGTGGCCTCGCTCGGCGTGACCGAACCGCAGGTGGGGCATCTGATCAGCGCCTATGCGCTGGGCGTGGTGGTCGGTGCACCGCTGCTGGCGATCCTGGGCGCGGGCTGGAAGCGCAAGACGCTGCTGCTCGCCCTGATGGGCTTCTATGCGCTGGGCAATCTGGCCAGCGCGCTCGGGCCGACCTACGAAAGCCTGCTGGTGTTCCGCTTCATCGCCGGCCTGCCGCATGGCGCGTACTTCGGCGTGGCCGCACTGACGGCGGTGGCGATCAGTCCGCCCCACAGGCGCGGCCGTGCGATCAGCCTGGTGATGCTGGGCCTGACGCTGGCCATCCTGATCGGCAATCCGCTGGCCACGTGGCTGGGGCAGATGATCGACTGGCGCTGGGTATTCGCCTTCGTCGCGATCATCGCGCTGGCGACGGGCCTGTTGCTGGCCATCTGGCTGCCGGTCGGCATCGATGGGCCGAAGGCGAGGCCGCTGGATGAACTGCGTGCCTTCAACCGCGTGCCGGTCTGGCAGGCGCTGGGCATCGGCGCGATCGGTTTCGCGGGCATGTTCTGCGTCTTCAGCTACCTCGCGCCGACGATGCTGGAGGTGACACGCGTGTCGCCGGCCTGGATTCCGCTGGGCCTGGCCGGCTTCGGCGTGGGCGGCGTGATCGGCAACTTCGTCGGCGGTTGGCTGTTCGACCGCTTCCAGCTGCGCGGCGCATGGATGGTGCTGGCGTGGGCGGTCGTGGCGCTGCTGTTGTTCCCGCTGCTGGCGAACGCCTTGCCGACGATCCTGCTCGCTACCGTGGCGATCGGCCTGATGGGCGCGCTCGGCCCCATCCTGCAGTCGCACCTGATGGACGTGGCGGGCGATGCGCAGACGCTCGCGGCCGCGTCGCACCATGCCGCTTTCAATACCGCGAACGCACTCGGCCCTTGGTTGGGCGGCATGGCGATCACCGCCGGCTTCGGCTGGACCTCGACCGGCTACGTCGGTGCGGCGACCGCCGTGGTGGGCCTGCTGGTCTATGCATGGGCGCGGCGGAGGCTCGACGCGCGCACTGTTCCGGCCGGCGTCGCCTGCGAGCCATCGCGCTGA
- a CDS encoding glycoside hydrolase family 2 TIM barrel-domain containing protein, with protein sequence MLQRLFVSILALAAPAWVLAAPSQVRIVQQEGAYVMLVDGEPFHVKGAGMAGGGQEALAARGGNSFRTWSTGTDHVQVRAMLDRAQRNGLKVAMGIDVGNERHGFDYDNDAAVAEQLERIRREVGLYSDHPAVLMWVVGNELNLHYSNPKVWDAVGRIADMIHREDPHHPVMTTLAGFDRKLIDLLKARAPSLDLIGIQLYGDIGALPEKLVTSGWTGPYVVTEWGPTGHWESPLTAWKAPIEDDASRKAMLLQQRYEQVIAADTKQGLGSYVFLWGNKQERTPTWYGLFLPSGESTPAVDAMQYVWTGAWPSNRAPSIQPLTLDSRPAIDSITLEPGREYTARVDARDADGDTLRYRWTVLYETTATSIGGDREDVPPAVALAMEDDGKGGVRFAAPGKPGAYRLFVDVLDGQGHAAYANLPFRVADR encoded by the coding sequence ATGCTGCAGCGCCTGTTCGTGTCGATCCTTGCCCTGGCTGCGCCCGCGTGGGTACTCGCGGCGCCGTCGCAGGTCCGCATCGTGCAGCAGGAGGGCGCATACGTGATGCTGGTGGACGGCGAGCCCTTCCACGTGAAAGGTGCGGGCATGGCCGGTGGCGGCCAGGAAGCGCTGGCCGCGCGCGGAGGCAACAGCTTCCGCACCTGGAGCACGGGAACCGATCACGTCCAGGTGCGCGCGATGCTGGACCGTGCGCAGCGCAACGGGCTGAAGGTGGCGATGGGCATCGACGTGGGCAACGAGCGCCACGGCTTCGACTACGACAACGACGCCGCCGTGGCGGAACAGCTCGAACGCATCCGCCGGGAAGTGGGCCTCTACAGCGACCATCCCGCCGTGCTGATGTGGGTGGTGGGCAACGAACTGAACCTGCATTACAGCAACCCGAAGGTGTGGGACGCGGTCGGGCGGATCGCGGACATGATCCATCGCGAAGATCCGCACCATCCGGTGATGACCACGCTGGCCGGCTTCGACCGGAAGCTGATCGACCTGTTGAAGGCGCGCGCGCCGTCGTTGGACCTGATCGGCATCCAGCTCTACGGCGACATCGGCGCATTGCCGGAGAAGCTGGTGACCAGCGGCTGGACCGGCCCGTACGTGGTGACCGAATGGGGCCCGACCGGGCACTGGGAAAGTCCGCTGACGGCATGGAAGGCACCGATCGAGGACGACGCCTCGCGCAAGGCGATGCTGCTGCAGCAACGCTACGAGCAGGTGATCGCCGCAGACACGAAGCAGGGGTTGGGCTCGTACGTCTTCCTGTGGGGCAACAAGCAGGAGCGCACGCCCACGTGGTACGGCCTGTTCCTGCCGAGCGGGGAAAGCACGCCGGCCGTGGATGCGATGCAGTACGTATGGACCGGTGCGTGGCCATCCAACCGGGCGCCATCGATCCAGCCGTTGACGCTGGACAGTCGGCCCGCCATCGACAGCATCACGCTGGAACCAGGCAGGGAATACACCGCGCGGGTCGATGCACGCGATGCCGACGGCGACACGCTGCGCTATCGCTGGACGGTGCTGTACGAAACCACGGCCACCAGCATCGGCGGTGACCGCGAGGACGTGCCGCCGGCGGTGGCACTGGCGATGGAGGACGACGGCAAGGGTGGGGTGCGTTTCGCTGCCCCTGGCAAACCGGGTGCGTACCGGCTGTTCGTGGACGTGCTCGATGGGCAGGGCCATGCCGCGTACGCCAACCTGCCGTTCCGCGTGGCGGACCGCTGA
- a CDS encoding DUF6165 family protein has protein sequence MNTILIPVSIGELADKISILEIKAERIDDAGKRAHVQVELEGLNALWSGLAAAQPELAALKADLRTINELMWDVQDALRAKEAAQAFDAGFITLARAVAQHNGKRIEVKNAINRQAGSRFIEEKQYQA, from the coding sequence ATGAACACCATCCTGATCCCCGTCTCCATCGGCGAACTGGCCGACAAGATTTCCATCCTCGAGATCAAGGCCGAGCGTATCGATGACGCAGGCAAGCGCGCGCACGTGCAGGTGGAACTGGAGGGCCTGAATGCCCTGTGGAGCGGGCTGGCGGCCGCGCAGCCGGAACTGGCCGCCCTGAAGGCGGACCTGCGCACCATCAACGAATTGATGTGGGACGTGCAGGATGCCTTGCGCGCCAAGGAAGCGGCGCAGGCCTTCGACGCCGGCTTCATCACGCTCGCACGCGCGGTGGCGCAGCACAACGGCAAGCGCATCGAGGTGAAGAACGCCATCAACCGCCAGGCCGGCTCGCGCTTCATCGAAGAGAAGCAGTACCAGGCCTGA
- a CDS encoding nitronate monooxygenase, which produces MALVPSLPGIDLPLIQAPMAGVQDEALAVAVAGAGGLGSLPCALLGATQLEAALRTFATLERPINLNFFCHAMADPDLADEQRWRNALAPYFDAFGVEPPPPSTAGARRPIDAATVDLLEPFQPKILSFHFGLPDTALLARMKAWGARVMASATTVEEGRWLQQRGVDLVIAQGIEAGGHRGHFLSDDLTAQPTTLDLVTTLAKVLTVPVIAAGGVGDRTDVQRLLAAGASAVQAGTAYLLCPEATTAAVHRAALQQQDRGSAITNLFSGRPARGLVNRLMRDLGAISTLPPAFPWASQALVPLRAAAEARGLDDFSPLWSGTRPGRFPDMGAAAVTRALMGVD; this is translated from the coding sequence ATGGCGCTCGTCCCGTCCCTGCCGGGCATCGACCTTCCGCTCATCCAGGCGCCCATGGCGGGCGTGCAGGATGAAGCGCTCGCCGTGGCCGTGGCCGGTGCGGGCGGCCTCGGGTCGCTGCCATGCGCGCTGCTCGGCGCCACGCAGCTGGAAGCGGCGCTGCGGACGTTCGCGACGCTCGAACGCCCCATCAACCTCAACTTTTTCTGCCATGCGATGGCAGATCCCGATCTGGCGGATGAGCAGCGGTGGCGGAACGCGCTTGCGCCGTACTTCGATGCGTTCGGTGTTGAACCTCCCCCGCCTTCCACGGCCGGTGCGCGCCGGCCCATCGATGCGGCCACCGTGGATCTGCTGGAACCGTTCCAGCCGAAGATCCTCAGCTTCCACTTCGGCCTGCCCGACACCGCCCTGCTGGCGCGCATGAAGGCGTGGGGCGCGCGGGTGATGGCGTCCGCCACCACGGTGGAGGAAGGCCGCTGGCTGCAGCAGCGTGGAGTCGACCTGGTGATCGCGCAGGGGATCGAAGCCGGCGGCCATCGCGGGCATTTCCTTTCCGACGACCTCACCGCGCAACCGACCACCCTCGACCTCGTCACCACGCTGGCGAAGGTGCTGACGGTGCCGGTCATCGCCGCAGGCGGTGTCGGCGACCGTACCGATGTGCAGCGGTTGCTGGCGGCAGGTGCCAGTGCGGTGCAGGCCGGCACCGCCTATCTGCTGTGCCCGGAAGCCACCACGGCGGCCGTGCATCGCGCCGCGCTCCAGCAACAGGATCGCGGTAGCGCGATCACCAACCTTTTCAGTGGCCGCCCCGCGCGCGGCCTGGTCAATCGCCTGATGCGCGACCTCGGCGCGATCTCCACGCTGCCACCCGCCTTCCCCTGGGCATCGCAGGCCCTCGTCCCCCTGCGCGCGGCGGCGGAAGCGCGCGGGCTGGATGACTTCTCGCCGTTGTGGTCCGGCACCCGCCCCGGGCGGTTCCCTGACATGGGCGCGGCAGCGGTGACGCGGGCGTTGATGGGCGTGGACTGA